In Lysobacter sp. FW306-1B-D06B, the sequence CTTCTGGTCGCAGAAGCCGGACTACGTGCCGGTGTACGCGGGCCTGGATGCGAAGTCGACCAGCGAGGCCTCCGAGCTGCTCGCCACTTCGCAGATTCCGTTCCGCATCGATCCCGGTTCCGGCGCGCTGTCCGTCCCGCAGGAACAGCTCGGCCAGGCCAAGCTCGCGCTCGCCGCGGCCGGGTTGCCGGCCAAGACCGATTCGGGCTTCGACGCCATCAAGGGCGACCAGGGGTTCGGCACCAGCCAGTTCATCGAGAACGCGCGCTACCAGCACGCGCTGGAATCCGAACTGGCACGCACCATCGCCAACCTGCGCCCCGTGCGCGAAGCGCGCGTGCACCTGGCGATGCCCAAGCCGAGCGCGTTCACGCGGCAGAAGGAACCGGCGAGCGCCTCGGTGGTCCTGCAACTGCACAACGGATCCGCGCTCGAGCAGGGCCAGGTCGATGCGATCGTGCACCTGGTCGCGTCCAGCATTCCCGGGCTTCCGCCGGACCGCGTCACGGTGGTCGACCAGTACGGCCGCATGCTGTCCAACGTCGATCCGGATTCGGACGCGGCCATCAGCGCCAAGCAGTTCGACCAGCAGCATCGCCTGGAAGCCACCTACGTCCAGCGCATCCACGAACTGCTGGAACCGATGACCGGCAGCGGCCGCGTCAGCGCGCAGGTTAGCGTCGACATGGACTTCGCCCAGACCGAGGAAGCGCGCGAGATCTACGGCCCGCAGCAGCCGATGGTGCGCAGCGAGCAGCTGTCGGAATCCTCGGCCGGTGGCGGCAACACGGCACCGCAGGGCATTCCCGGCAGCGTGAGCAACACGCCCGCCGCGCCGGCGCAGGCCAACGCCGCCAACAACGCCGCGCAACCCAATGCCGCCGCCGTCGCCCAGCAACAGCAGCAGGCCGCATCGAACGGGCCGTCCTCGCGCAGCTCAGTTCGCAATTACGAAATCGATCGCACGCTAACCCACACCCGCCAGGGCCCGGGCCGTGTGCGCCGCGTCACCGCCGCAGTGCTGGTGGACAACGTCCCCGCCGCCGCGGGCAAGGACGGAAAGCCGGCGCTGCGCGCGCTCACCGATCCCGAACTCAAGCGCATCGAGTCGCTGGTGCAGCAGGCGGTGGGTTTCGATTCCCAGCGCGGCGACGCGGTGTCGGTGGTCAACGCGCCGTTCGCGCGCGACATCACCGACACCGGCGAATCCGACCAGCCGCCGCTGTGGGAACATCCGCGTGCGATGGAATTCCTGCGCATCGCCGTCGGCGGCCTGGTGGTGCTGGTGTTGATCGTCACCGTCCTGCGCCCGCTGTTCCGCCAGTTGATGGGCGGCAAGGCGATGGCCAAGCCGCAGCAGATCACCACCGCCACCGTCCTGCCGGACGACGAGGACGTGGCCGTTTCGCTGTCGGCGCCGACCGACGCCGCACCGGCCGCGCTGCCGCCGGGCGCG encodes:
- the fliF gene encoding flagellar basal-body MS-ring/collar protein FliF, with translation MAVITLPNQNKLRELRGLQDIPVVRQLGLFALVASVIALGLWLFFWSQKPDYVPVYAGLDAKSTSEASELLATSQIPFRIDPGSGALSVPQEQLGQAKLALAAAGLPAKTDSGFDAIKGDQGFGTSQFIENARYQHALESELARTIANLRPVREARVHLAMPKPSAFTRQKEPASASVVLQLHNGSALEQGQVDAIVHLVASSIPGLPPDRVTVVDQYGRMLSNVDPDSDAAISAKQFDQQHRLEATYVQRIHELLEPMTGSGRVSAQVSVDMDFAQTEEAREIYGPQQPMVRSEQLSESSAGGGNTAPQGIPGSVSNTPAAPAQANAANNAAQPNAAAVAQQQQQAASNGPSSRSSVRNYEIDRTLTHTRQGPGRVRRVTAAVLVDNVPAAAGKDGKPALRALTDPELKRIESLVQQAVGFDSQRGDAVSVVNAPFARDITDTGESDQPPLWEHPRAMEFLRIAVGGLVVLVLIVTVLRPLFRQLMGGKAMAKPQQITTATVLPDDEDVAVSLSAPTDAAPAALPPGAMTFDDKLEVARTAVSTDSKRVAQVVRDWVESDA